Proteins found in one Seonamhaeicola sp. S2-3 genomic segment:
- a CDS encoding TolC family protein → MKSLKFTYILFLFLLILSSCKTLNTNVGIPQQKLPEHYNKTLSDSTNIAQLNWKAYFGDEHLIRLIDTALANNFDLQMALQRIITVKSELLKAKGKQLPNVDLNSWAGRERVGEYSVDWAGNEGGTFLSGDPLNPAYNDYYLGLTSSWEIDIWGKLKNSRKAALSRYLASIEGSTFVKSNLVANVATLYYELLALDNELETLTHTIEKQKEALEVVNLQKEVGKANALAIQQFQAQLLNSQARKNETLQAIAKTENALNFLLGRYPQPIERPKTRLFQDFPHDIKTGLPVQLLTNRPDIRQAALEVEATKFDLKTVKAAFFPSLTIGAKLGYNAFNPKFLFTSPESIAYSITGGLTAPLINRKALKAEFNTAKANQLEALFNYQKSILNGFMEVSDEMINLKQLEELIKLKKQETNILEESIEASKLFYKMAKASYLEVLTAHQNYLQSKLELIDAHKQKQIATVNLYKALGGGWY, encoded by the coding sequence ATGAAATCATTAAAATTTACATATATCCTTTTTTTATTTCTACTTATTTTAAGTAGTTGTAAGACACTAAATACCAATGTGGGTATTCCACAACAAAAACTTCCTGAACATTATAACAAAACACTGAGCGATAGTACCAATATAGCCCAACTCAATTGGAAAGCATACTTTGGTGATGAGCATCTCATCCGATTAATAGACACAGCTCTTGCAAACAATTTTGATTTACAAATGGCTTTACAAAGAATAATAACTGTGAAATCGGAATTGTTGAAAGCTAAGGGCAAACAGCTGCCTAATGTAGATTTAAATTCTTGGGCTGGTCGCGAACGTGTTGGAGAATATTCTGTAGATTGGGCCGGTAATGAAGGGGGAACTTTTCTCTCAGGTGACCCATTGAACCCTGCCTATAATGATTATTACTTAGGCTTGACAAGCTCATGGGAAATTGACATCTGGGGAAAACTGAAAAACAGCCGTAAGGCTGCACTTTCTAGATACTTAGCAAGTATTGAAGGCAGTACCTTTGTAAAATCAAACTTAGTTGCCAATGTTGCCACTTTGTATTATGAACTGTTGGCTTTGGACAATGAACTTGAAACGCTTACGCATACCATTGAGAAACAAAAAGAAGCCCTTGAAGTGGTAAATCTTCAAAAAGAAGTAGGAAAAGCAAATGCATTGGCCATCCAGCAATTTCAGGCACAATTGCTCAATTCACAGGCCCGTAAAAATGAAACCTTACAAGCCATTGCCAAAACCGAAAATGCTCTTAATTTTTTATTAGGTCGATACCCACAACCCATTGAGCGCCCCAAAACCCGTTTATTTCAAGATTTCCCTCATGACATTAAAACAGGATTGCCCGTTCAATTGCTCACAAACCGCCCTGATATTCGTCAAGCTGCTTTAGAGGTAGAGGCTACAAAATTTGATTTAAAAACCGTTAAAGCTGCGTTTTTTCCAAGTTTAACTATTGGAGCCAAATTGGGTTATAATGCTTTTAATCCTAAATTTTTGTTTACCTCTCCAGAATCTATCGCTTATTCCATTACCGGAGGATTGACAGCTCCCTTAATCAACCGAAAAGCCCTAAAAGCGGAATTTAATACTGCTAAGGCCAATCAATTGGAAGCTTTGTTCAATTATCAAAAAAGCATTTTGAACGGTTTTATGGAAGTTAGTGACGAAATGATTAATCTAAAACAACTGGAAGAACTCATAAAACTTAAAAAACAAGAAACGAATATATTAGAAGAATCTATTGAGGCTTCAAAATTGTTTTATAAAATGGCAAAAGCTTCCTATTTAGAAGTGCTGACAGCACATCAAAATTATTTACAGAGTAAATTGGAGCTTATCGATGCTCATAAACAAAAACAAATAGCAACAGTGAACTTATACAAAGCCTTAGGTGGAGGTTGGTATTAA
- a CDS encoding helix-turn-helix transcriptional regulator → MNLKQATEIGKCLSNHTRLQIMEWLKEPEKNFPPHKTLKHFNDGVCVTYIQEKAGLSQSTISTYLSNMEKCGLLISTRHGKWSYLKRNEKIIQEYINFIS, encoded by the coding sequence ATGAATTTAAAACAAGCTACTGAAATAGGAAAATGTTTGTCTAACCACACGCGATTGCAAATTATGGAATGGTTGAAGGAGCCGGAAAAAAACTTCCCGCCCCATAAGACCTTAAAGCATTTTAACGACGGGGTTTGCGTAACCTACATTCAAGAAAAGGCAGGTCTTTCACAATCTACCATTTCTACCTATTTATCCAATATGGAAAAATGTGGTTTGCTCATTTCAACACGACACGGCAAATGGTCCTATCTGAAAAGAAATGAAAAAATCATTCAAGAGTATATCAACTTTATTAGCTAA